The Micromonas commoda chromosome 6, complete sequence genome includes the window CGCgtgtcgacgacgacgtgcagCTTCGTGGGGTTGGACAGctgcccgccgcggatgcgggtgttcctcgcggcggccagcgcCTTGGGATCGACCAGCGGCTGCAGTTGCGGCAGCGGCagcacgggcgccgcggacgcgcccgacgtcCCGGCGATCGCCAGCGGGGTCTCGTTGTACACTCGTCCCTCCTGCTCGAACGGCatggcggcgtgcgccttGCCGCGGATGAGGTTAGCGAACGAATCCGACTCGTAATTAATCTGCGAGAGGTACCTCTGTTCCTCGACGGATGTGTCGTGGACCATAAAGTACACCctcatcctcgcgcccggtcTGTGCGCGGCGTGCACCTCGATCTCGCGGAtgaacgccgcgtccgggtcgtgcACGATTATAAACGACGGGCGGACCgtggcgagcaccgcggctcGGTCCGTCAACGCGTGCACGTAGATATCCCTCTCCGCGAGTAAATCAGCCGCGAAtgccgcgccctcgggggtgtccacgtcgaggtcgtcgaggttcCCGGAaaacgccggcgtcgtctcctcgcgttcctcctcgatcGTCGAACCAACGGTCGCCGTCTTGCCCTTGCCCTTGCGCTGTTGcttggcgggcggcgggcccgCGGGGTCCAGGTCACCCGTCGCCTGCTTGTGCCCGGCTCTCGCCCTCGCttgcgccgcgggcgcgttttGCGCGCGAGCTTTCCGAAGCGTCTCCTTGTGCAGCCtgtccgcctccaccgcgatggcctcgcgctccgcgggggtgccgatgacggcgacgttCATGTtccttccgccgccgcgcccgccgcgcccgccgcgaccggcgccgcccggtccccccgctccggcgtcggccctggcgccgcggccggcgggcCCCGGAGGGCCCGCGGGAACGGATTCCCCCATCATCGCCGCTCGCATCCTGTCCATCTTGCTCATGGGCCGCGGACCCCGGCCGCCTCCTcttccgccgcccgctcctccgcgcccgccggccgATGCGGACGTCGGCTTCTCCTtccccttcgccgcgtctcccgccgccttcctctGCCGCAGGTACTTCTCCCAAATCAGCCGCATCAAACCGTCCGAGCCTCGGAGGAGCATCCCGGTGAGCTgactcgcggcggcttcgtccttcgcgacgatgagcgTCGGTCCCTGGCCGTACCGCTCGGCGAGGCTGggtccgccctcgccctccgcccTCCTGATGTCCTTGGATGACTTCAGGAAAGACGCGATTGacttgtcgtcgtccgtgagttcgtccacgagcgcctcgtcgtccgccccgtACTTTTCCATCTTACGAAGGAGTttctccttgtcgtcgtcaaTCTCTTTCACGATCTCCTCGATCAGGCGCCACTTGGGCATCGGTTCGAGGACCATGTgaagcgcgggcgcggtggattcgggcggcgccgcgcgtttcccgccgacgccggagcccTCGCCGAGTCCCTCGGGGCCGCCCGAAGCCGGCGGCTTGCGAAGCGCGTAGACGCGCCTTCGCGATTGCTCGAATATCGTGTGCGCGTGTTGCGTGAACATCCACATGCTCATCGATCCCTCCGTCAGACGCAGCGTCTCGAGGTACCGCAGGAACGTCACGGCGTCGTACCTCAGGAGAAAGTTCGCCAGGTTTCTCAGCGTCCGAAGGTCCCACACCACCTGCTTGACGCGCCTCGACACCACGTTCCACACCGGGTCCAGCTGCCGCTGGATGATTCGATCAAACGACTTGAACAAACCAGCCTCCACGGTGAGCTCGCTGGTGTCCACGTGCTTGCTCTTCTTCAGCTCGGTCATGCACTCCTCCATGACTTGCACGATGGCTTCCTGGATCTTTTTGACGCGGTTCGAGAGGGGCTGGCGCAGTTCGACCACCTCGGGCGCGTGAGCGTCGAGGCAAGCCCTGACGACGAGCTGAAACCGCGGCCACAGGTTCAGCTGGCGGGTCATGAGGCACTTCATCACCTGGTCAACCTTGCTGAATCCGCGCGTGAGATCGCCCGGTCggtcggtgagcgcgcggaggaacCCGCGACGGTTACCGGAGCGGAACaggcggacgacgaacgcTTCCTGGGACATGTCAGTGACGCGGTGCCCGTTTGCGACGATGACGCCTTGGATGTTCGACGGAGGCAACGCCTCCCTGAGGATGTCCACGGCCGCGATGCGGGTGGTGACGAACATCGGCCCGCCGTTGCGGTAAATCTCTTCGCGTCGATTCCCCGTGACTTCCGCGGTGATCACGGGTGGATACGGCATGCCGTGCATCTTGCAGTGGACCTTCAGCGCGGTCCTGTTGAACTCGTTGAGCCCGAGGATGAgaaccgcgccggcgccgactcggtactcgagctcgggcggtgccccgtcgccgtcctcgccgtcgaccgcggcatcctccgctCCACCCGCGGGTAGCCGCGGTATCTCACGCGCCAGGTGACCGGCTTGCGTGCCCCCCGGCACGGTGTGCTCCTTCagcagcagcgcgaggatctcgacgagcccgagccccTCCGCGATGCACGTcagcccgtcgcgctcgaggagctcgtcgacgatgtcCTGCTGGAACTgaaggacggcgccgccgccgcccgccgcccgcacgTGAGCGAGCGCGGCCTCGGGTACATAATTCAGGGGGTCATCCTCCCCCGAATCCTCTCCGGTgagatcgacgagctcgcccgcggctcccccgcccatcgcgtcgcggcccaGAAAATGACATCCGTGACGCAGTAAAGCGCGAGATTCGGTCGATGGATAAGAGGCACTTCCTACAGCGCAGAGCGATGATGGCCGCACGATGCTCGCTCAATgtcgcgcgtcccgcgcgcgtcgctcttccggcgtcgtcgagacgccgcgccgacggcgtcagaTCCAgggctcgtcgcgttcctcgcgcggcggaggcggacgcgaaggctgcggaggcgaatgtcgccgtcgaggatgaggacgacgacgagttggCCGAGCGCAAGGCGGTGTCGGAGCTCGTCGGTTGGTGCGTGTCCAAGGGCGCGCAGGGCAGCGGGCTCTCCGTGCTCCTCCCGGACGGCagcggacgcggccgagggcTCGAGGCCAGCCGAGACATCGAGGTGCGCGGCCCCGTCGGGTTTTAGGGTTGAACGAACGGAATCCCGCTCCGAAacgacgtcgctcgcgacggacgacgacgaatgACCCGCGAACGACTGACCCATCCCCCTCCTTTCCCGAACGATCCAGAACGGCGAACCCGTGCTGAGGCTCCCGCTGGAGATGGGAATATGCGACTACCAGGACGGCCATCCCGCGGAGGCGTGGGAGGTCATGTCCAACGCACCGTGGGGCGTTCGGCTCGCGTGTCGACTCCTCCAGGAACGAGCCAAGGGCGAAGACTCCGACTACGCCCCGTACATCGCGCTGATCCCGGAATCCGTCCCGGGATCGCCGCTGATGtggaccgacgacgaggtggcgtCGCTGCAGTACccgcccgcggtcgcggaggcgcgcgagatgcgcgacgccgtcgccacctgGTTCCGTAAGCTCTCCGCGGAGGCTCCCGTCGCGCTGGCGGGtgccgacctcgacgcgttcaagTCCGCGGTGTCCGTCGTGCACTCGCGCACgtacggcgtcgcgtcctccgcgtcagGCGAGGGATACTTCCGCGCGTTGCTGCCCCTGGCGGACTTGCTCAAccacggcggggacgagtaCCCGGAGTCGGCTTCGTCTCCGGCGAACCGGGGCGGTAAAGCAAACAaatcgcccgcgtcgccaaaGTGGCCCCCCGCGGGATGCTCGGACAACATCGCGTGGTCGGAGCTCAGCGACGAGGGGGTGATCgagttcgccgcgacgcgcgccatcgctccgcacgaggaggcggcgatgtcctACGGCGAACGGAGCAACGATCACTTTCTCGTGTACTACGGATTCGTCCCCCCGCGAAATccccacgacgacgtcgtggtattcgccgacgtcgatcaCGCGCTGTCGTGGCACATGGTGTTCCACCCCGAGCTGtgggacgtggacgaggctgagacggcggtgagggaggcggcggcgagggcggcggtgcgagaGGTGGAGAAAGCGCTCGCCGAGACGACGGACGGAGCGTTGGCGGCTTCGGAACCCCGGCTGAAGGTTTTGCCCGGCGGTcgatgcgacgcgaggctcgtgtccgcgttcgccgcggcgtacgccggGACGGAGGGCGTGGAGGGGGTggagcgcggggcgccggtggcggcggtggacgtcgagagcgcgcacgcggacATTGCGAGGCGGTGCGCCGAGCTTCTTCGCGCGATGCCGACGACGCtggcggaggacgtcgagacGATCAAAGACGGGGAGAGTTTCCCGCCCGTgagcgagggcgcgagggtggcggccGCGTACAGGGCGCACAAGAAGGAGGTGCTGATCGACGCGGTACTGGCGCTGGGCGGTGAGGCGGTGAagctccccgacgacgcgtgaATGTATCGGCGAATGCCGGGTTGTAGGTGACCGAAAAAAGTTTGACATTCCGCGAGAGCGCGTCGAGATCCCGTGCCAAAATTTTCTGTTCAGGGTTTTAGGGCTtccctccacctccgcgcggcacactcgacgccggcgcgcgctcgactcgTCAATCATGCCGTCCAAGGGTCAGTCTCGCTCTAAGGGGGGCGAGGAGGCTAAGGTGCCCCTCCAGGCGGTGGTCCTGGCGGACTCGTTCACTCATCGCTTCCGCCCGATCACGCTGGAGAGGCCCAAGACCCTGCTTCCGCTCGCGAACGTGCCGATGATCGAGTACACCCTCGAGTTCCTCGCCAGCAACGGCGTGGAGGAGGTGTTCATCTTCTGCTGCGCGCACGCGGATCAGCTCACGCAGTACATCGAGAACAGCGCGTGGAGCAGCAccgccggcttcgtcgtTCACACCATCGTGAGCACCAACTGCATCAgcgccggcgaggcgctccgaCTGATCGACCACAAGCACGTCATCCGGTCCGACTTCATCCTCATCAGCGGCGACACCGTGGCCAACATGGACCTCCGCAGGGCCCTCGAGGCGCACAGGGAGCGACGCAAGACGGAGAGGCTGGCGATCATGACCTGCTGCTTCAAGACCATCACGCGGCGCCAGAGGGAGGAGCACCTCGGCGAATCCAACCTCGTGGTGGCCATGGACCCGGCCACCGGTCGAGTCCTGCACTACGACGAGCAGGCTTCTCCCTCCCTCCccgacgccaacgcctcgccgaagagggccaaggcgaagCTGAGCCCGCTGTCCCTGGACGCGAGCCTCTTCAGCGAGCACCCCTCCGTCAGGGTGCGAACCGACCTGCAGGATTGCCACGTCGACATCTGCGCGCCCGAGGTGCTCATGCTCTTCACCGACAACTTCGACTACCAGCACCTCCGCCGGGACTTCGTGTGCGGCACCCtgaacgagcgcgagctcggaaACAACATCTACGcccacgagctcggcgcgcgcgagtacGCCACGCGAATCACCAACCTCCGAACCTACGACGCCGTCagccgcgacgtcatcggaCGATGGGTCTACCCCGTGTGCCCCGACGTCAACTGCCTGCCACGCGGTGATCCCACCGCGTTTACACACAGGTGGCCGCAGACGTACCTGGAAAAGGGTGCCGACGTGGACCCaagcgccgtcgtcggcgccgggtgcgtcgtcggcgccggatgCGTCGTCGGGCCCGGCGCGAAAATCTCTCGATCGGttctcggccgcggcgtcgtcgtcggcgccggcgcgtcaaTCGATGGATCGTACGTCATGCAAAACGCTAAgatcggcgcgaacgcgtccgtgacgagcgcgctcgtgtgcgagggcgcggtggtTCACGAGTCCGCGGTTATCGGTAAAGGCGCGATTATTGCGTATGATGTCGTGGTTGGAGCCggtcacgtcgtcgccgactaCTCGCGCatctcgctcgcgccccagcccgcgcacgacgacgacgtggactcggacgacgagctcgagattggttccttcggcggcggcggcggcgcgcgtctcaGCGACCCGTCGCGGCAGATGGCGAGGTCCGACAGCAAGGGGagcttcggcggcggtggcgggttcgacgaggacgacgacgagggacccggcggcgtaTACCTCACCGacctcgatcgcgcgctgcTGCAGCGCGCCAAGGAGGGAACGGCGGGAGACGCGACGACCGAGCGGTGGGcgcccgagggcgtcggcgtcggcggcgcgggtcacgcgtgggcgccgcggtggggcgaggaggagtgGAGGTTCggcatcgcgcccgtccctCCGGGATCGTCGGACGCGGCTTACGCcagggacgacgcgctggactccgacgacgacgacgcgcacgtgcgaagcggcgcgaagccggcggcggttggcggaggcgacggttCGAATTCCGGGACGGActcggacggcgagggcgaggcgctggagtCTCACTTTAGGAAGGAAGTCGCGGAGACGTTTCTTCGGTGCGTGAAGCACGGGTACGAGCAGGCGAACGCGGTGGTGGAGCTGCAGGGTTTGAAGATGGCGGAGAACCGCACGTTCGCCGACATCGCTCGGTACGTCCTGATGACGATCCTCGGCTTGTCCcttcccgcgccgagggacgtCACGAAGGAGAACTCGAAGCTGTACCCTGCCAAGGCTCCCGATAACACCCCGGCGCTTCTCAAGTCGAttcgcgagcgcctcaaGCAGTGGGCGCCGCTCCTGAGCAGGTTCTTAAAGTCCGAGGACGACCAGGTGGAGATGCTTCTCACGCTGGAGGATTACtgcgcggaggatgaggtgTTCAAGGGGATGCACGGCGCGCTGTTGGTGCCCAGCTTTGCAAAGATTCTTCACCTGCTCTACGACATGGACGTGCTGAGCGAGGTGAGCGTCCTGGCCtgggcggaggagaagggcctggcgggcgaggaggacaaACGGTTCCTGAAGCTG containing:
- a CDS encoding predicted protein, with the protein product MGGGAAGELVDLTGEDSGEDDPLNYVPEAALAHVRAAGGGGAVLQFQQDIVDELLERDGLTCIAEGLGLVEILALLLKEHTYRVGAGAVLILGLNEFNRTALKVHCKMHGMPYPPVITAEVTGNRREEIYRNGGPMFVTTRIAAVDILREALPPSNIQGVIVANGHRVTDMSQEAFVVRLFRSGNRRGFLRALTDRPGDLTRGFSKVDQVMKCLMTRQLNLWPRFQLVVRACLDAHAPEVVELRQPLSNRVKKIQEAIVQVMEECMTELKKSKHVDTSELTVEAGLFKSFDRIIQRQLDPVWNVVSRRVKQVVWDLRTLRNLANFLLRYDAVTFLRYLETLRLTEGSMSMWMFTQHAHTIFEQSRRRVYALRKPPASGGPEGLGEGSGVGGKRAAPPESTAPALHMVLEPMPKWRLIEEIVKEIDDDKEKLLRKMENLAERYGQGPTLIVAKDEAAASQLTGMLLRGSDGLMRLIWEKYLRQRKAAGDAAKGKEKPTADAGAGGPGGAGRGGRGGRGGGRNMNVAVIGTPAEREAIAVEADRLHKETLRKARAQNAPAAQARARAGHKQATGDLDPAGPPPAKQQRKGKGKTATVGSTIEEEREETTPADIYVHALTDRAAVLATVRPSFIIVHDPDAAFIREIEVHAAHRPGARMRVYFMVHDTSVEEQRYLSQINYESDSFANLIRGKAHAAMPFEQEGRVYNETPLAIAGTSGANTRIRGGQLSNPTKLHVVVDTREFMSSLPSVLHQSGFKVMPCTLEVGDYVLSPSMCVERKSLPDLIESLRNSRLVTQMQNMCRHYKIPILLIEFERDKAFGIQNPADVPRDLNYNTTQGRLALLIWRFPKMRVMWSRSLHMTARMFADWKYAEEEPTVEVAAKVGVPQGADAGERNSVNQPAIDMLRRLPGVTDSNYRRVLAAPDVVCLADLAELTMERMQEILGDPRQGRTLYEFLHAQYPVHMMGR
- a CDS encoding predicted protein, with the translated sequence MPSKGQSRSKGGEEAKVPLQAVVLADSFTHRFRPITLERPKTLLPLANVPMIEYTLEFLASNGVEEVFIFCCAHADQLTQYIENSAWSSTAGFVVHTIVSTNCISAGEALRLIDHKHVIRSDFILISGDTVANMDLRRALEAHRERRKTERLAIMTCCFKTITRRQREEHLGESNLVVAMDPATGRVLHYDEQASPSLPDANASPKRAKAKLSPLSLDASLFSEHPSVRVRTDLQDCHVDICAPEVLMLFTDNFDYQHLRRDFVCGTLNERELGNNIYAHELGAREYATRITNLRTYDAVSRDVIGRWVYPVCPDVNCLPRGDPTAFTHRWPQTYLEKGADVDPSAVVGAGCVVGAGCVVGPGAKISRSVLGRGVVVGAGASIDGSYVMQNAKIGANASVTSALVCEGAVVHESAVIGKGAIIAYDVVVGAGHVVADYSRISLAPQPAHDDDVDSDDELEIGSFGGGGGARLSDPSRQMARSDSKGSFGGGGGFDEDDDEGPGGVYLTDLDRALLQRAKEGTAGDATTERWAPEGVGVGGAGHAWAPRWGEEEWRFGIAPVPPGSSDAAYARDDALDSDDDDAHVRSGAKPAAVGGGDGSNSGTDSDGEGEALESHFRKEVAETFLRCVKHGYEQANAVVELQGLKMAENRTFADIARYVLMTILGLSLPAPRDVTKENSKLYPAKAPDNTPALLKSIRERLKQWAPLLSRFLKSEDDQVEMLLTLEDYCAEDEVFKGMHGALLVPSFAKILHLLYDMDVLSEVSVLAWAEEKGLAGEEDKRFLKLAQPFVDWLKEADSESDGSGSDSSEASSSDEE
- a CDS encoding set domain protein (Predicted SET domain containing protein. ChromDB ID: SDG20111), producing the protein MDKRHFLQRRAMMAARCSLNVARPARVALPASSRRRADGVRSRARRVPRAAEADAKAAEANVAVEDEDDDELAERKAVSELVGWCVSKGAQGSGLSVLLPDGSGRGRGLEASRDIENGEPVLRLPLEMGICDYQDGHPAEAWEVMSNAPWGVRLACRLLQERAKGEDSDYAPYIALIPESVPGSPLMWTDDEVASLQYPPAVAEAREMRDAVATWFRKLSAEAPVALAGADLDAFKSAVSVVHSRTYGVASSASGEGYFRALLPLADLLNHGGDEYPESASSPANRGGKANKSPASPKWPPAGCSDNIAWSELSDEGVIEFAATRAIAPHEEAAMSYGERSNDHFLVYYGFVPPRNPHDDVVVFADVDHALSWHMVFHPELWDVDEAETAVREAAARAAVREVEKALAETTDGALAASEPRLKVLPGGRCDARLVSAFAAAYAGTEGVEGVERGAPVAAVDVESAHADIARRCAELLRAMPTTLAEDVETIKDGESFPPVSEGARVAAAYRAHKKEVLIDAVLALGGEAVKLPDDA